The DNA sequence ctctccacaatgctcaggacctcaaaacgatcaagaaaagtggtccgagaaggcagatcggggttgtcttcttcgttggcggtgtaccgtctttaatggagtcaaaattttggattttcgttttggacgttaaagcttcgttttcttacgtcaaaaacaatccttagggtcccatgcactcaaatataacctcccttgacccaagaacaagcttaaacacgttcgaattcgagtccgtaactaagccgcacctttgaagcttcaaaaatggcgaatcttaaaacgacgacttccgccccttataccacgttaaaaagattccttaggtcgtatataagcGATCCCAAACCCCCACTTTCACCCAGGTTGCGctccgcttgaagaaacgaaaattttcggtatcgtatacgccgtataTTTCATTCTCTCTCTCGTTCGTTCTCTGTTTTTGGTGTACGAAAATAGAGctcaaaacctaatttctatcgtgtttaaactCAAGCAAAGAGATCGCATTGAACCGAAGTTGAACGATTCTCATTCCACAAAAAATTCGGTTCGGTTTCGAACGTGCATATATATCGCATAACagtaacaataataatagttataataatgataataagaataataataataataatgataataatgataatactacgtataataataataataataataataataataataataataataataataataataataataatatacccatataacaatatccagacatatgtatctattaggcattatgcacatgccaataaaatcaaatattatatcatcataaaaataatcccatacatatttaaatccataaatatgtaaaataaaaaaaaaatactctcagctaaataaaattacaaaaataccctttcggagttagcggatattacaattatccccctctaaaagaaaatttcaacccGAAATTTTACTCAATTAATTCTGGATATTGTTCTCGCATATCAGACTCTAGCTCCCAAGTAGCTTCCTCAACCACGCTGTTTCTCCATAGGACTTTCACCAAGGTGATTGTCTTATTTCTCAAAATCCTATCCTTTTGATCAAGAATCTTTACCGGACGTTCATTGTAGGACAAATCTTCCTGCAAACCCAGTGTTTCATAGCTCAAAACATGCGATGGGTCTGACACATATTTCCGGAGTTGagatacatgaaatacattgtgCACCCCAGATAATGATGGCGGTAAAGCTATTCTATAAGCTACACTGCCCACTCTATCCAATATCTGAAATGGACCAACATATCTAGGACTTAGTTTCCCTCTCTTACCAAATCTCTTCACTGAGAGTCCTTTTCGTGGTGTCACTCGAAGAAACACATGATCACCCACTTCGAACTCAATGTCCCTCCGCTTCAGGTCTGCGTAAGATTTACGTACTGCTCCGAGCCGTGATCATTCTAGCCCACGATCTTGAATAGCTTCGTTGGTGTGCTGAACTGCATCTGGCCCTAGGAGTTTGTTCTCTCCCAACTCATCCCAATGCAGTGGAGAcctgcattttcttccatacaacatctcatagggtgctaccccgatagtagactgatagctgttgttgtaagaaaattcaatcaaaggcaggtatttgctccatgatccttggaaatctatcacacatgccctcaacatatcttcCAAGATCTGATTTGTTCTCTCAGTCTGACCATCTGTCTCTGGATGATATGTAGTGCTGAACTTCAATCGAGTTCCCATTGCTCTCTGTAAGCTTTCCCAAAAAGACGAAGTGAACCGAGCATCTCGATCACAAACAATAGAATACGGTGCcccatgtaatctcacaatctcattcacataaagttcagcaaaatggtccatggagtaagtcatgcgtactggtagaaaatgggcagattttgtatacctatcgacgactacccaaatggcgtcatgttgctttgtagtcttaggtaacccagtcacaaaatccatggaaatctcttcccacttccattcagggagCTTCAGTGGTTGTAATAAT is a window from the Cannabis sativa cultivar Pink pepper isolate KNU-18-1 chromosome 1, ASM2916894v1, whole genome shotgun sequence genome containing:
- the LOC133035153 gene encoding uncharacterized protein LOC133035153, whose translation is MGTRLKFSTTYHPETDGQTERTNQILEDMLRAYLKRRDIEFEVGDHVFLRVTPRKGLSVKRFGKRGKLSPRYVGPFQILDRVGSVAYRIALPPSLSGVHNVFHVSQLRKYVSDPSHVLSYETLGLQEDLSYNERPVKILDQKDRILRNKTITLVKVLWRNSVVEEATWELESDMREQYPELIE